The proteins below come from a single Danio aesculapii chromosome 25, fDanAes4.1, whole genome shotgun sequence genomic window:
- the fancf gene encoding Fanconi anemia group F protein — protein MEAVLRHLNNILELLAVSQTDCVREWDRPTTHRAFKWAEYCEQLHSRYQFNPTVRSVLESGLNDTNRRLRDTFPSYSPVEFTELAQCQHKLIVHLLRNPSAPHFIIDMLFPGQNTPSQELLTPQSSLVTYKSAFSLLCCTLNRTSSYPGLQTEPEVRGKLLGKLLNSVVTRPGNEERAKSLLDSVCRDSAGKVDCFYDVIAGALLSSSDESQRSILSWLKEKDGGLDTFCAFISSEVCAVVSRRSPDFRKLYWGALKQWASCLVYDVTESVWVTSEGAVSFDVLADRLRDLINSGATLKEETETALKALTLQDGDFSVKGVSVWTDLSLQLKL, from the coding sequence ATGGAGGCAGTTTTGAGGCACCTGAACAACATTTTGGAGCTGCTGGCCGTGTCCCAAACTGACTGCGTGCGCGAATGGGACCGTCCCACCACACACCGGGCGTTTAAGTGGGCTGAATACTGCGAGCAGCTGCACTCCCGGTACCAGTTCAACCCTACGGTGCGCTCCGTGCTGGAGTCCGGGCTGAACGACACCAACCGGCGCCTGCGGGACACATTTCCGTCGTACAGTCCGGTGGAGTTCACCGAGCTAGCGCAGTGTCAACACAAGCTGATCGTTCATTTGCTCAGAAACCCTTCTGCGCCGCATTTTATCATAGACATGCTTTTTCCTGGTCAAAACACTCCCTCACAGGAGCTCCTGACACCTCAGAGCAGCCTCGTTACATATAAATCCGCGTTCAGTCTGTTGTGCTGCACTCTCAACAGGACTAGTAGTTACCCTGGGTTACAGACTGAACCGGAAGTGAGAGGCAAACTCCTCGGGAAACTTTTAAACTCGGTGGTAACTCGTCCCGGTAATGAGGAGCGCGCGAAATCCCTGCTGGATTCGGTTTGTCGTGACAGCGCGGGAAAAGTGGACTGTTTTTATGACGTCATCGCTGGAGCGCTGCTGTCCAGTAGTGACGAATCTCAGCGCTCGATTCTCTCTTGGCTGAAAGAGAAGGATGGGGGTTTGGATACATTCTGCGCGTTTATTTCCTCCGAGGTGTGTGCAGTCGTTTCCCGACGGTCTCCTGACTTTAGGAAGCTCTACTGGGGTGCTTTGAAACAGTGGGCGTCGTGTTTGGTGTATGACGTCACTGAGAGCGTGTGGGTGACGTCAGAGGGAGCGGTGAGCTTTGATGTGCTGGCTGATCGATTGAGGGATTTAATAAATTCAGGAGCGACACTAAAGGAGGAGACTGAGACTGCGCTTAAAGCGCTCACACTGCAGGATGGAGACTTCAGTGTTAAAGGCGTCAGTGTGTGGACTGATCTAAGCCTTCAGCTGAAGCTGTGA